A DNA window from Streptomyces parvus contains the following coding sequences:
- the pip gene encoding prolyl aminopeptidase, with product MDRTPDGTLYPPIEPYDSGMLDVGDGNLVHWEVCGNPDGKPALVVHGGPGSGCTPRSRQYFDPDRYRVVLFDQRGCGRSTPHASDPATDMRHNTTAHLIADMERLREHLSIDKWLLYGGSWGSTLILAYAEEHPERVTEAVIPAVTTTRRSEIDWLYRGAGQLFPEAWAAFRAGVPETSDPAGLVAAYACRMESEDAAVREKATADWCAWEDAVLSMEAIPGPPPYGSRPGREQLALVRICSHYFAHGAWLEEGQLLSRAHRLTGIPAALIHGRFDLAGPLITAWELDRAWPDATLTVIDNAGHMGGTETRRAVLAALDGFARRG from the coding sequence ATGGACCGGACACCGGACGGCACGCTGTATCCGCCGATCGAACCGTACGACAGCGGCATGCTGGACGTCGGGGACGGCAACCTCGTGCACTGGGAGGTGTGCGGCAACCCGGACGGCAAGCCGGCCCTCGTGGTGCACGGCGGCCCCGGAAGCGGCTGCACACCCCGCTCCCGCCAGTACTTCGACCCGGACCGCTACCGGGTGGTCCTCTTCGACCAGCGGGGCTGCGGCCGCTCGACGCCGCACGCGAGCGATCCGGCGACCGACATGCGGCACAACACGACGGCCCACCTGATCGCGGACATGGAACGCCTGCGGGAGCACCTGAGCATCGACAAGTGGCTGCTGTACGGGGGCTCGTGGGGCTCGACGCTGATCCTGGCGTACGCCGAGGAGCACCCGGAGCGGGTCACGGAGGCGGTCATCCCGGCGGTGACGACGACCCGCCGCAGCGAGATCGACTGGCTCTACCGGGGGGCAGGCCAGCTCTTCCCCGAGGCCTGGGCCGCCTTCCGCGCGGGCGTCCCCGAGACGAGCGACCCGGCCGGCCTGGTCGCGGCGTACGCCTGCCGGATGGAGAGCGAGGACGCCGCCGTACGGGAGAAGGCGACGGCGGACTGGTGCGCCTGGGAGGACGCGGTCCTGTCGATGGAGGCGATCCCGGGCCCGCCCCCGTACGGCAGCCGCCCGGGCCGCGAGCAACTGGCGCTCGTCCGGATCTGCTCCCACTACTTCGCCCACGGAGCCTGGCTGGAGGAGGGCCAACTCCTCTCCCGCGCCCACCGCCTGACCGGCATCCCGGCCGCCCTGATCCACGGCCGCTTCGACCTCGCGGGCCCCCTGATCACCGCCTGGGAACTGGACCGGGCCTGGCCCGACGCCACGTTGACGGTCATCGACAACGCGGGCCACATGGGCGGCACGGAGACCCGGCGGGCGGTGCTGGCGGCGCTGGACGGCTTCGCGCGCCGCGGTTGA
- a CDS encoding DUF5133 domain-containing protein, with amino-acid sequence MLTPSPDAMRTLLARYNDLQLRHSQDSDHELQRSLEDVTYTLCVSTGTRTVHDALLAADAILRRAAAEEEAESGVPIQRMKIPGASVPKPRTT; translated from the coding sequence ATGCTGACCCCGAGCCCCGATGCCATGCGGACCCTGCTGGCCCGCTACAACGACCTGCAACTGCGTCACTCCCAGGACTCCGACCACGAACTGCAGCGCAGTCTGGAGGACGTGACGTACACGCTGTGTGTGAGCACCGGCACCCGCACCGTCCATGACGCCTTGCTGGCCGCCGACGCGATCCTGCGGAGGGCGGCGGCCGAGGAGGAGGCGGAGTCGGGCGTCCCGATCCAGCGCATGAAGATCCCCGGCGCCTCCGTGCCGAAGCCTCGGACGACCTGA
- a CDS encoding ATP-binding protein: MESEGADTARLVSRPRTAAEARQEVEFALYPLSCSPDARYRSAHLAGVWDATLIASELVGHVLHHRADLSRDCFLVCTLSRGEITISVTDPCDDVLPASPLAPVADRGGLEGAGWWLVHQLADQVDITRLPGGGRSITAAVPLSGP; this comes from the coding sequence GTGGAGAGCGAGGGGGCCGATACGGCGAGGCTGGTGTCCCGGCCGAGGACGGCCGCCGAGGCGCGACAGGAGGTGGAGTTCGCCCTCTACCCGCTGTCCTGCTCGCCCGACGCCCGCTACCGCTCGGCGCATCTGGCCGGCGTGTGGGACGCCACGCTCATCGCCTCCGAACTCGTCGGCCATGTGCTGCACCACCGGGCGGACCTCTCCCGTGACTGCTTCCTGGTCTGCACGCTGAGCCGCGGCGAGATCACCATCAGCGTCACCGACCCCTGCGACGACGTCCTCCCCGCCTCCCCTCTCGCCCCGGTCGCCGACCGCGGCGGGCTGGAGGGAGCGGGCTGGTGGCTGGTCCACCAGCTCGCCGACCAGGTCGACATCACGCGGCTGCCCGGAGGCGGCCGTTCCATCACTGCGGCCGTGCCGCTCTCCGGGCCCTGA
- a CDS encoding SDR family oxidoreductase: MTTTAQPSPAPARPIALITGVGRSIGIGAGIARRLAASGWDVAFTYWTPYDRRMEWGAEPGAAASIAKELAEAGARTAAIEADLTDPDAPTRIFDEAEQRLGGPVTALVLSHAESVDSGLLDTTVEAFDRHFAVNSRASWLLIREYGLRFRSATGSTPSDTAPRTPAGRIVALTSDHTVGNLPYGASKGALDRITLAAAHELAHLGVTANVVNPGPVDTGWMSDELREALVRGTPLGRLGTPRDTAHLVDFLCSPEGQWINGQLLKSNGGAAA; encoded by the coding sequence GTGACGACCACCGCGCAGCCCTCGCCCGCCCCGGCCCGTCCCATCGCCCTGATCACCGGCGTCGGCCGCAGCATCGGCATCGGCGCGGGCATCGCGCGGCGGCTGGCGGCCTCCGGCTGGGACGTCGCCTTCACCTACTGGACGCCGTACGACCGCCGTATGGAGTGGGGCGCCGAACCCGGGGCCGCCGCGTCCATCGCGAAGGAGCTGGCGGAGGCCGGAGCCCGTACGGCGGCGATCGAGGCGGACCTCACCGACCCCGACGCGCCGACCCGCATCTTCGACGAGGCCGAGCAGCGCCTCGGCGGCCCGGTGACCGCGCTCGTCCTCTCGCACGCGGAGTCGGTGGACTCGGGGCTGCTGGACACCACCGTGGAGGCGTTCGACCGGCACTTCGCGGTGAACTCCCGGGCCAGTTGGCTGCTGATCCGGGAGTACGGGCTGCGCTTCCGGAGCGCCACCGGCAGCACCCCGTCCGACACCGCGCCCCGCACCCCGGCCGGCCGGATCGTCGCGCTCACCAGCGACCACACCGTGGGCAACCTCCCCTACGGCGCCAGCAAGGGGGCCCTGGACCGGATCACGCTCGCCGCCGCGCACGAGCTGGCCCACCTCGGGGTGACGGCGAACGTCGTCAACCCCGGCCCGGTGGACACCGGGTGGATGTCCGACGAGCTGCGCGAGGCCCTGGTCCGGGGGACCCCGCTCGGCCGACTCGGCACCCCGCGGGACACCGCCCACCTGGTGGACTTCCTGTGCTCCCCCGAAGGTCAGTGGATCAACGGCCAGTTGCTGAAGAGCAACGGCGGCGCGGCCGCCTAG
- a CDS encoding serine/threonine-protein kinase — translation MHNEDSVGRADDGQDRRLAGRRADDAPRTVIDGRYELLEQIGSGGMGEVWKAHDLRLRRYVAVKGLLDRNAMTPGTQATAMQRARREAEAIAKIEHQNVVTVHDQVETDNQVWIVMKLLEARSLGDLLSRDKVLAVPRAANIGLQVLHGLRAVHAASVVHRDVKPGNVLVRDDGLAILVDFGIATFEGADRVTRTGGVIGTPSYLAPELFAPASPGPTPASDLWALGVTLYEAVEGRLPFAGHEVWEVQENIRQSPDPVLRYAGPLAPVIQGLLVTDPRERLDAATAEAMLREVLDDPASPNAGAGGAATHPPTAVSTPDPSTPPTPALRPAVAPAAVSGRRRSRYRGWQVAAAVVCVALLAGAGWLAARGGDGQGDRAGSAKDRGQAGSGSQERWKDTHPTLEIGVKDDQPGLSKFDRKTRTYQGYDIDLAYAIAESMGYGKGEVAFTTVATDYRSTALKTKQVDLVIASYSITDDRKTAAPDGYSVDFAGPYYEASRGFLVREKSAKYTINDSSDLRDLGVEVCTARQSTYEKALPKQGFTMAESQPNTYQDCLDKLLDPKSDVYAVASDDIILAGYVEANPGKVRRLENIQGAEGYGVAMRPGTPTLKREVCSALRTILAGRVWEDMYKENLSRLVGDKNPPGRPELTECEGF, via the coding sequence ATGCACAACGAAGACAGCGTCGGCAGAGCGGACGACGGGCAGGACCGGCGCCTTGCCGGCCGCCGGGCGGACGACGCCCCCCGGACCGTGATCGACGGCCGCTACGAGCTGCTGGAGCAGATCGGCAGCGGCGGGATGGGCGAGGTCTGGAAGGCCCACGACCTGCGGCTGCGCCGGTACGTCGCGGTGAAGGGCCTGCTCGACCGGAACGCCATGACTCCGGGCACGCAGGCGACGGCGATGCAGCGCGCCCGGCGCGAGGCGGAGGCCATCGCCAAGATCGAGCATCAGAACGTGGTGACGGTCCACGACCAGGTCGAGACCGACAACCAGGTCTGGATCGTGATGAAGCTGCTCGAAGCACGGTCCCTCGGGGACCTGTTGAGCCGCGACAAAGTCCTCGCCGTACCGCGCGCCGCGAACATCGGCCTCCAGGTCCTCCACGGCCTGCGGGCGGTCCACGCGGCATCGGTCGTCCACCGTGACGTGAAGCCCGGCAACGTCCTCGTCCGGGACGACGGCCTCGCGATCCTGGTCGACTTCGGCATCGCCACCTTCGAGGGCGCGGACCGGGTGACCCGGACCGGCGGCGTGATCGGCACCCCCTCCTACCTGGCCCCCGAACTCTTCGCCCCCGCCTCCCCCGGCCCCACGCCCGCCTCCGACCTGTGGGCGCTCGGCGTCACGCTGTACGAGGCGGTCGAGGGCCGCCTGCCCTTCGCCGGGCACGAGGTGTGGGAGGTCCAGGAGAACATCCGGCAGTCCCCCGACCCCGTCCTGCGGTACGCCGGGCCCCTCGCCCCGGTCATCCAGGGGCTGTTGGTCACCGACCCCCGGGAGCGCCTGGACGCGGCCACGGCGGAGGCGATGCTCCGCGAGGTGCTCGACGACCCCGCCTCGCCGAACGCCGGCGCGGGGGGCGCGGCGACGCATCCGCCCACGGCGGTCTCCACGCCGGACCCCTCGACGCCTCCGACGCCCGCACTACGCCCGGCCGTCGCGCCTGCGGCGGTCAGCGGGCGGCGGCGCTCCCGGTACCGGGGGTGGCAGGTCGCGGCGGCCGTCGTGTGCGTGGCGCTGCTGGCCGGGGCGGGCTGGCTGGCCGCGCGGGGCGGCGACGGCCAGGGCGACCGGGCCGGTTCGGCAAAGGACCGGGGGCAGGCCGGCAGCGGCAGCCAGGAGCGGTGGAAGGACACGCACCCCACCCTGGAGATCGGCGTCAAGGACGACCAGCCCGGGCTGAGCAAGTTCGACAGGAAGACACGTACGTACCAGGGTTACGACATCGACCTGGCCTACGCGATCGCCGAGAGCATGGGGTACGGCAAGGGCGAGGTCGCCTTCACCACGGTCGCCACGGACTACCGGTCCACCGCGCTGAAGACCAAACAGGTGGACCTGGTCATCGCCTCGTACAGCATCACCGACGACCGCAAGACGGCCGCCCCCGACGGCTACAGCGTCGACTTCGCGGGCCCGTACTACGAGGCGAGCCGCGGCTTCCTGGTCCGCGAGAAGTCGGCGAAGTACACGATCAACGACTCCAGCGATCTGCGGGACCTGGGCGTCGAGGTGTGCACGGCACGGCAGTCGACGTACGAGAAGGCGCTTCCGAAGCAGGGCTTCACCATGGCGGAGTCCCAGCCCAACACCTACCAGGACTGCCTGGACAAGCTGCTGGACCCGAAGTCCGACGTGTACGCGGTGGCCTCGGACGACATCATCCTCGCCGGGTACGTCGAGGCCAATCCGGGCAAGGTACGGCGGCTGGAGAACATCCAGGGCGCGGAGGGTTACGGCGTGGCGATGCGTCCGGGGACCCCGACCCTGAAGCGCGAGGTGTGCTCGGCGCTCCGGACGATCCTGGCCGGCCGCGTGTGGGAGGACATGTACAAGGAGAACCTGTCGAGGCTGGTGGGCGACAAGAACCCGCCGGGGCGGCCGGAACTGACGGAGTGCGAGGGCTTCTGA